Proteins encoded within one genomic window of Candidatus Zixiibacteriota bacterium:
- a CDS encoding TldD/PmbA family protein, with protein MKDKLKECIDWLRGQKVDYADCRYVRTEKESLRVSDAHVDSLSRSLDVGVGIRVLANGAWGFAATNTLSAADLKRTAKKALLIAKASATTVKEKVILAEQEAFVDHYCTKFKKDPFAISTDDKIALLVEACRIAGKSKKIKTTEANMNFWKTNKLFVSTEGAEIEQDLLESGGGFDAVAFDGKEAHRRSYPNSFGGDFGTAGYEFLEAMHMLDHAERVREEAIALLKAAPCPSGEKDIVICAPQMALQVHESCGHPTELDRVLGTEISLAGGSFMTVDKLNKLQYGSKVVSINADATLPLGLGSFGYDDEGVKAQRTPIIERGKFVGYLTSRETAPVVGQRSNGTMRADGFSRLPIIRMTNINLEPGKWELADLIADTKDGIFFDLNKSWSIDDKRLNFQFGSECAWEIKDGKLGRMFKNPTYTGITPEFWNSCDAVCNKKYWHIWGVPNCGKGEPMQTAHVAHGASPARFRKVRVGVSK; from the coding sequence ATGAAGGATAAGTTGAAAGAGTGCATCGACTGGCTGCGGGGGCAGAAAGTCGACTATGCGGATTGTCGTTACGTGCGAACCGAGAAGGAATCGTTGCGCGTATCCGACGCCCATGTCGACTCGCTTTCACGAAGTCTCGATGTCGGTGTCGGTATTCGTGTCCTGGCGAACGGAGCCTGGGGTTTCGCCGCCACTAACACACTGAGCGCTGCCGACCTGAAGCGCACGGCCAAAAAGGCGCTGTTGATCGCCAAGGCCTCGGCGACCACGGTCAAAGAGAAGGTGATCCTGGCGGAACAGGAAGCATTCGTTGATCATTATTGCACTAAATTCAAGAAGGACCCGTTTGCAATATCGACCGACGATAAAATCGCATTGTTGGTCGAGGCCTGCCGGATTGCCGGGAAGTCCAAAAAGATCAAAACCACCGAAGCCAATATGAATTTCTGGAAGACCAACAAGTTGTTCGTTTCGACCGAAGGGGCCGAGATCGAACAGGATCTTCTGGAATCAGGTGGTGGTTTCGATGCGGTAGCATTCGACGGCAAGGAAGCTCATCGCCGCTCTTATCCGAATTCATTCGGAGGTGATTTTGGGACGGCCGGGTACGAGTTCCTCGAAGCGATGCACATGCTCGATCATGCCGAACGGGTGCGTGAAGAAGCGATTGCTCTGCTCAAGGCCGCTCCGTGTCCCAGTGGGGAGAAAGACATAGTCATTTGCGCCCCGCAGATGGCCCTTCAGGTTCACGAATCCTGTGGCCATCCGACTGAGTTGGATCGTGTTCTCGGAACCGAGATATCACTCGCGGGCGGATCGTTCATGACCGTCGATAAGCTGAATAAGTTGCAGTACGGTTCCAAGGTCGTCAGTATCAACGCCGACGCTACCCTCCCGCTCGGTCTGGGGAGTTTTGGTTACGACGATGAAGGAGTCAAGGCTCAGCGTACGCCGATAATCGAGCGCGGGAAATTTGTCGGTTATTTGACCAGCCGGGAAACTGCGCCGGTTGTCGGTCAGCGCTCTAACGGCACCATGCGCGCCGATGGATTCAGCCGCTTACCCATTATCCGTATGACCAACATCAACCTGGAACCCGGGAAATGGGAACTGGCCGATCTTATCGCCGACACGAAAGACGGGATATTTTTCGACCTCAATAAGAGCTGGTCGATTGACGACAAGCGCCTGAACTTCCAGTTCGGCAGTGAATGCGCCTGGGAAATTAAGGACGGCAAGCTCGGCCGTATGTTCAAGAACCCGACTTATACCGGTATTACGCCGGAGTTCTGGAACTCCTGTGATGCTGTCTGTAACAAGAAATACTGGCACATCTGGGGTGTGCCCAACTGTGGAAAGGGGGAACCGATGCAGACCGCCCACGTCGCACACGGTGCTTCGCCCGCCCGTTTCCGCAAGGTTAGAGTGGGGGTGAGCAAATGA
- a CDS encoding SH3 domain-containing protein, protein MSPTDYRPGQRLVVHTEYRSEFPDPIIVSRGDPLQIGDKKTHYTGWLWVKDADGRTGWLPEEFISRSGATGTALRDCDATELDIFPEDRLIVIETIGGWVRVRTEDGRIGWVPEENVSLDD, encoded by the coding sequence ATGAGCCCTACAGATTATCGACCCGGCCAGCGTCTCGTGGTTCACACGGAATACCGATCCGAATTCCCCGACCCAATCATAGTAAGTCGCGGTGACCCTCTGCAAATCGGAGATAAAAAAACTCATTACACCGGCTGGCTCTGGGTGAAAGACGCGGACGGCCGCACCGGCTGGCTGCCGGAGGAATTCATATCGCGCTCGGGCGCAACCGGAACCGCCCTGCGTGACTGTGATGCGACGGAACTGGATATCTTCCCCGAAGACCGCTTGATTGTGATCGAGACAATCGGGGGGTGGGTTCGAGTCAGGACTGAAGACGGTCGAATTGGCTGGGTGCCGGAAGAAAACGTCTCCCTCGACGATTGA